In a single window of the Planctomycetia bacterium genome:
- a CDS encoding carbamate kinase, with protein MKTVVAIGGNALVSPGGAGDIGDQFGRSREVVRSLANLVEQGWQVTVTHGNGPQVGNIMRRVELASGEVYRIDLGLAVADTQAGMGYMIAQTWMNELKRRGRDAVVVALVTSCVVDQNDPAYQRPTKPIGPFLSQEKAEYHRQRDGWSIIEDSGRGWRRVVPSPRPTRIVEMPILVDMVKKGHLIVAGGGGGIPVIEIENGEMHGVEAVIDKDFTSAMIAAEVGAETLSLVTAVEHVCINYGKPNQEALRNVKVARLHELIAEKQFPEGSMLPKIRAAIDFMDRSDRPDARAVITSLTHLPAALAGETGTTITR; from the coding sequence ATGAAAACCGTAGTCGCAATTGGTGGGAACGCCCTTGTGTCGCCCGGCGGGGCCGGTGACATCGGGGATCAATTTGGTCGCAGCCGCGAGGTCGTCAGGTCTCTGGCCAATCTGGTCGAGCAGGGATGGCAGGTCACTGTCACTCACGGCAACGGTCCGCAGGTCGGCAACATCATGCGCCGGGTGGAGCTTGCATCCGGCGAGGTTTATCGCATCGATCTGGGCCTGGCCGTCGCCGACACTCAGGCGGGCATGGGCTACATGATCGCGCAGACCTGGATGAACGAGCTGAAGCGCCGCGGCCGCGATGCGGTCGTCGTGGCGCTCGTGACCTCCTGCGTCGTCGATCAGAATGACCCGGCGTACCAACGGCCGACCAAGCCGATCGGGCCGTTTCTTTCACAGGAGAAGGCTGAGTATCATCGCCAGCGCGACGGCTGGTCCATCATCGAAGACTCAGGCCGCGGTTGGCGGCGAGTCGTTCCTTCGCCGCGACCGACGCGCATCGTCGAGATGCCGATCCTTGTCGACATGGTGAAGAAAGGGCATCTCATCGTGGCCGGCGGCGGCGGCGGCATCCCGGTGATCGAAATTGAGAACGGTGAAATGCACGGGGTAGAGGCCGTGATCGACAAGGACTTCACCAGCGCGATGATCGCCGCCGAAGTCGGCGCTGAAACGCTCTCACTGGTCACCGCGGTCGAGCACGTCTGCATCAACTACGGCAAGCCGAATCAGGAGGCACTTCGCAATGTCAAAGTTGCGAGACTCCATGAATTGATCGCTGAAAAACAGTTTCCCGAAGGATCGATGTTGCCGAAGATTCGCGCGGCGATCGACTTCATGGACCGCAGCGACCGCCCGGACGCCCGCGCGGTGATCACCAGTCTCACCCACCTGCCGGCGGCCCTCGCCGGCGAAACAGGCACCACGATCACGAGGTAG
- a CDS encoding ornithine carbamoyltransferase, whose amino-acid sequence MTSHLKGRDYIETQDFTTAEIDELVTLARDLKAKFHRGEPTILLPHQTVFLLFFDNSTRTRNAFEAGATQLGAHAHFLDSKVTQIAHGETAKDTGLILGSMGHGIAIRHDLILDEGNKYMREVAEATKSPVINMQCDVDHPTQTLADLMTIREVFGDDLRGRKIAVSWAYSPSYAKPLSVPQGLITLMTRFGMDVTLAHPPEYRLMDRCMKDARENAKAAGTKFEVVDSMDAAFDRADIVYPKSWGPYDLMLQRRDAKNNEDMKGIEENMLSMNARYKSWICNAERMRKAKPNAIYMHCLPADRGAEVTDEVIDGKQSVVFQEAENRLHTAKAIMAATMRERPY is encoded by the coding sequence ATGACGAGTCATCTCAAGGGACGCGACTATATCGAGACGCAGGACTTCACCACCGCGGAGATTGATGAGCTTGTCACTCTTGCGCGGGACCTGAAGGCCAAGTTTCACCGGGGCGAGCCGACCATCCTGCTGCCGCATCAGACCGTCTTTCTCCTTTTCTTCGATAACAGCACGCGAACGCGCAATGCCTTCGAGGCCGGCGCCACGCAGTTGGGCGCCCACGCCCACTTCCTCGACAGCAAGGTGACGCAGATCGCTCACGGCGAGACGGCGAAAGACACTGGTCTCATCCTGGGATCGATGGGCCACGGCATCGCCATCCGCCACGACCTGATTCTCGACGAAGGCAACAAGTACATGCGCGAGGTTGCCGAGGCCACCAAGAGTCCGGTGATCAACATGCAGTGCGACGTGGATCATCCGACGCAGACCCTCGCGGATCTGATGACCATCCGTGAAGTCTTCGGCGACGATCTTCGCGGCCGGAAGATCGCGGTGTCCTGGGCCTATTCGCCTTCCTATGCCAAGCCGCTGTCCGTGCCGCAGGGACTCATCACGCTCATGACCCGCTTCGGCATGGACGTCACCCTGGCTCACCCGCCGGAGTATCGCCTGATGGATCGTTGCATGAAGGACGCGCGCGAAAATGCCAAGGCAGCGGGCACGAAGTTTGAGGTCGTCGACAGCATGGACGCCGCGTTCGATCGGGCGGACATTGTCTATCCCAAGAGCTGGGGCCCCTATGACCTTATGCTCCAGCGGCGCGATGCGAAGAACAACGAAGACATGAAGGGCATTGAAGAGAACATGCTCTCGATGAATGCCCGATACAAGAGCTGGATCTGCAATGCCGAGCGGATGCGCAAGGCCAAGCCGAACGCAATCTATATGCACTGTCTACCGGCCGACCGCGGGGCGGAGGTCACCGACGAAGTGATCGACGGAAAGCAGTCGGTCGTTTTCCAGGAGGCCGAAAACCGGCTGCACACCGCCAAGGCGATCATGGCGGCCACCATGCGTGAAAGGCCGTACTGA
- a CDS encoding RnfABCDGE type electron transport complex subunit C, whose amino-acid sequence MSLLVDLLGPRQGFEGGLFLPDFKSATARRPIETMPADVPLNVPLQAAASCKTRTLVSPGERVLQGQWLSAPADVNSLPVHSPVSGRIVELSRAWTARDGYLSSAVIEPDGRAESVPQQVGWQGESFMGQLANKGVFAASSRKPAHVLLQNAIASGATELIINAMETEPYLTAELRLLVEQPGRMVDMACELADAMGVSRLILAIPYRHRRVVRRIMSEVQGRHVEVVPLSNSYPQCHPIILVKTVLDREVPPGGDVLDVGAAVLSPLTLHAAADAIFSDRPQTQVVMTISGDAVEHAGTYRVPIGMPIRRLAERVGLLGPVEQMVWGGPLTGVSLTRDDAVVTIDTTAVLFFLKAEKAEPVPCIRCGWCVEDCPTGLDPSALVQLEAETSVPRHTLTHLKACIDCGLCSYVCPASLPLAASISRSRSRFSRFQNSTVSP is encoded by the coding sequence ATGTCACTCTTGGTTGACCTTCTGGGACCGCGCCAGGGATTTGAAGGCGGCTTGTTCTTGCCCGACTTCAAATCCGCCACCGCGCGCCGACCGATTGAGACAATGCCCGCCGACGTCCCGCTGAATGTCCCGCTGCAGGCAGCCGCCTCCTGCAAGACGCGCACTCTCGTCTCCCCCGGCGAGCGCGTCCTGCAGGGCCAGTGGCTCTCCGCCCCAGCGGACGTGAACTCCCTGCCCGTTCACTCCCCCGTCTCGGGGCGGATCGTGGAGCTGTCTCGTGCCTGGACCGCAAGAGACGGATACCTGTCCAGCGCAGTCATCGAGCCCGACGGCCGCGCCGAATCCGTGCCGCAACAGGTCGGCTGGCAGGGTGAATCATTCATGGGCCAGCTCGCCAACAAAGGCGTCTTCGCCGCATCGTCGCGAAAGCCCGCCCACGTCCTGTTGCAGAACGCAATCGCATCCGGTGCAACGGAACTGATCATCAACGCCATGGAGACAGAGCCCTATCTCACCGCCGAGCTCCGATTGCTCGTCGAGCAGCCCGGCCGCATGGTCGATATGGCCTGCGAGTTGGCGGATGCGATGGGTGTCTCGCGGCTGATTCTGGCCATCCCTTATCGCCATCGTCGCGTCGTGCGACGAATCATGTCCGAAGTGCAGGGCCGACACGTGGAGGTCGTGCCGCTCTCCAATAGCTATCCACAGTGCCATCCGATTATTCTGGTTAAGACGGTGCTCGACAGAGAAGTGCCGCCGGGTGGAGATGTGCTCGATGTGGGGGCTGCCGTACTGTCCCCACTGACGCTTCACGCCGCGGCGGACGCAATCTTTTCGGATCGACCCCAGACTCAGGTGGTAATGACAATTTCCGGCGACGCGGTCGAGCACGCCGGCACCTATCGAGTGCCGATCGGGATGCCGATTCGTCGCCTTGCGGAGCGCGTAGGGTTGCTTGGTCCGGTGGAGCAAATGGTCTGGGGCGGCCCGCTGACCGGCGTGTCACTGACGCGCGACGACGCGGTGGTGACGATTGACACGACCGCGGTATTGTTCTTCCTGAAGGCGGAAAAGGCCGAACCGGTGCCCTGCATTCGCTGCGGCTGGTGCGTGGAGGATTGTCCCACGGGATTAGACCCCTCAGCGCTGGTTCAGCTTGAGGCCGAGACCTCCGTGCCGCGACATACGCTGACGCACCTGAAGGCGTGCATTGACTGCGGCCTGTGCAGCTACGTCTGCCCCGCGTCCCTTCCACTTGCCGCGTCGATCAGCCGATCGCGGAGCCGCTTCTCACGATTTCAAAATTCGACGGTCAGTCCATGA
- a CDS encoding RnfABCDGE type electron transport complex subunit D, with product MSANPIAYQTGWIARSAPHRLGGSTVQDIIRSWTLAGGIVGLFGTLLFGVAAAKVLLVAMVSAVLTDFVVGYARGRGVVGGLSHAALTGLLLGLTLPATVAWYVPTVGAAVAVVFGKVVFGGFGHYFWQPALVGRVVVQLVFLPSLSLGSVESVRPVLAPGHLLVGRLDSNQEVSMAGYRGWQDMPATAGNDALLMPTPLQSLRAFAEGKVKPDGDLVYTPLVRDMLPPWEDTIFGTIPGGIGETCVLALLVAGLYLIYRGFIRWQLPATMFAAAFLAAGLLPVEYGGAEGGYDWFPIFAVENGRAVGLAYVMYHLTSGGLMLGAFLLAGDMVTTPMRASGQIIFAAGVGTLTIFMRLYGVAECASYWSILILNTLVMPIDRQMKRTVLGVEEL from the coding sequence ATGAGTGCCAACCCGATTGCATATCAAACCGGTTGGATCGCCCGGTCGGCACCTCACCGGCTCGGCGGAAGCACGGTTCAGGACATTATTCGTTCATGGACCCTGGCCGGAGGCATCGTCGGACTTTTCGGCACGCTCCTCTTCGGCGTGGCCGCGGCGAAAGTGCTGCTGGTAGCGATGGTCTCCGCGGTATTGACTGATTTTGTCGTTGGCTATGCCCGTGGGCGCGGTGTCGTCGGCGGGCTCTCTCATGCGGCTCTCACCGGACTGTTGCTGGGGCTGACGCTTCCCGCCACGGTGGCGTGGTATGTGCCGACGGTCGGCGCCGCGGTCGCGGTGGTATTCGGCAAGGTTGTCTTCGGCGGATTCGGACATTATTTCTGGCAGCCCGCGCTGGTCGGACGCGTGGTGGTGCAGCTTGTGTTTCTTCCAAGCCTGTCGCTGGGCTCTGTCGAATCGGTGAGGCCGGTCTTAGCGCCGGGGCACTTGCTGGTCGGCCGACTCGACTCCAATCAAGAAGTCTCCATGGCGGGTTACCGCGGCTGGCAGGACATGCCCGCGACTGCCGGGAACGATGCGCTGTTGATGCCGACGCCGCTGCAGTCCCTCCGCGCGTTTGCCGAGGGAAAAGTGAAGCCGGATGGCGACCTTGTCTATACGCCGCTGGTTCGTGACATGCTTCCACCCTGGGAGGACACGATCTTCGGGACGATTCCCGGCGGGATCGGTGAGACCTGCGTCCTCGCGCTGCTCGTCGCCGGGCTGTATCTGATCTATCGGGGATTCATTCGGTGGCAGCTTCCGGCGACAATGTTCGCGGCCGCGTTTCTTGCCGCCGGACTGCTCCCCGTCGAGTACGGCGGGGCCGAAGGGGGATACGATTGGTTCCCCATCTTTGCCGTTGAGAATGGTCGCGCCGTCGGACTGGCGTATGTCATGTATCACCTCACGTCCGGCGGACTGATGCTGGGAGCTTTCCTCCTGGCAGGCGACATGGTGACAACGCCGATGCGGGCCAGCGGTCAGATCATCTTCGCGGCCGGCGTGGGGACGCTCACGATCTTCATGCGACTTTACGGAGTGGCCGAGTGCGCCAGTTATTGGTCGATTCTCATTTTAAATACGCTGGTCATGCCGATCGATCGGCAAATGAAGCGAACCGTGCTGGGCGTGGAGGAGTTGTGA